The Anas platyrhynchos isolate ZD024472 breed Pekin duck chromosome 1, IASCAAS_PekinDuck_T2T, whole genome shotgun sequence genomic sequence TGCCCTAGAGTCAGTCTTGAAAGTGGTTTGTGTTAGGACTGCGTTTAAAATAGGCTACCTACTTGGATGTTTGTTGCAGGGACCATGAGTAAATCCTCAAAAAGGAGCAGATTTGACTGTTGTTCTAATTGTAAATAAAGACTATTGTAGTACATGGGTGAACTAGcctcttctttttattattagtgTGTTCTTTTAAGGTTGTCCTTTGAGGGGCACTGTTCCTGATGATGCTCTCGACAGCTTTTTTATCTGGAAACTTGGCTCTGTCATCAGGGGCCACAATAGGTCCTGCTGGTTCTGCAATCAGGAGCTATTTTGCTAGGGACTGTGCAAGTGGGTGTGGTGAGTTACAGTCATGCACTTTGCTCCTGTGAGGTGAATTAATTGGGATTAAAACCCAGAATACTTAAGAACACAGGCATCACTGTTTGCCAGGACCACTACTGACAATTTTTTTGCTAAAACATTAGAGTGGAAGAGTCAGGGGAGCAAGCTAAATAAGTCATAGAGTATGGGTAGAAAGCTGTATAAGGAGAACTGCATTATTTCATCCAAAAGGGCTGGAAACGTGGGAGCATCTGGAAGGAATTGCTTTGTCAGTATAGATTGATCTTCAGGAGGAAACTGCAGACATGTAGGGGCCATTTCAGAGAAATATATACACGCATAATTTTTAACGCCAGTTGACTTTCTGATGTCTACCTCCTGGTCTTTGAATTTAGctgcactgaaataaattttgtgttttctcaGATTGTAAAGGATGATTATATGTTTGTGGCAACACTGTTACTTGATTTTTGTGTTAGGGTACAGGGATACCCTTTTCTTGACTTAGTCATTTTCAAACATAAAAAAGACCCCCTCCGTTCCTCAAACTCTTTGCACATACAAACATAACATGTCCTGCAGCAGACACTTAAGGTATCTGCAGACCTTGCTTGTGTGTAGAGAtacttggtgtttttttttcagttgataGTCAGAATTgcatgctgttttttgtttgtttgttgtaagTAAcaaagagggagaaggaaggggaacAGAAGCAGCCTGTGCAAACCCTGGCTTTGTGAGTAGTCCTATTGATGTCTAGTAGGTGTAGGAGTCTGTATAACTAGCCTCTTGTTTTAGAATGGTTTGATTGCTTGTTTCCTTTCAAGTAGTTGATAGCTTTTTAGATGCCTTCTatatcaaagaaaattaaaaagaaacataagaTCTGTTGGAACTCTGTGTTTAGGCTCCACCAGAGGCAGCTGAtgaatcaaaaccaaaatgaaggaCCACCTACATCTCCCACTCTCAACAAGACGCAACCAGTTACTCACGAACAGAGCAGTCCAGCACAGCCACCACAGATAGTTCTTGAAAGTGGTAAGACGTAAATCTGCACCCGTGATCTAACGGtagaaacaaatgttttttgacCGCAGATAGCTTTCTGGAGAGAATTTTGAAATGAGGCCCAGCTATTAGtttattctattattttttggAGATTTTCAACTGAAGCTGTAAGTTGTTCTCTAAAAATACATTCTGTGGTTATTCATGTCTTGAAATGCTAGTAAGATGGctaggtaaaaaacaaaacaaaacaacattccagtaaatgaaaatgttattaCTTTGGCTGTTCCATCTGATCAAAGAGTAACTGCTCCATGGGAAGGCAGTCTGTGTAGTTCACTCTACTCATTTGTGAGGCTCATAGATGTTGCTGAGATGAATAGCTACTATCATTATTGTTATGTAGAAGTAATGCTTGTCATGATTAGCGTTTGGGATCTTACACACCCAGTTTATAACtatctaaaataaaatgtaaatccCTATAAATGAAACTGTGTTATTGAAGTACTATGACTTCTGAATATGTCTTTCTACCTATCTAGAACGTGTCATCCAGAAGAATTGTTGGGTTGGACCAAGTGCGAATGATGATCATTCCTATGCAGTGAAGAACACATTTCTTCTTGAAAGAGATTGTCACAAGGAGCTATACCTTGAAGATATACAGACTGATGAAGACAAACTCAACAGCAGCCTGTTGTCGTCAGAGTCTACTTTCATGCCAGTTGCTTCAGGATTGTCTCCGGTGTCTCCTACTTCAGACCTGAAGTTACATGGGATCAGTTTGGGCCTAGAAGATGATGGTAGTACACTTAGTGAATTTGTGAAAGGTGTTAATAGAGAAGAAACAGCTAACAAGGACAAAAAATGGGTTACAAGAGAGCACTCTAACAAAGTGGCGGGAAGTGTGGAAACTGAAGAGAATATAATAGAGAATGTGCAGGTACCATCTTCTGATCCAGTAACAGCTAACCAGGCTGATGCTAGCAACTCTTCGGCATCCTCTGAAGACCAAGTTCTGCACCGTCAGCCCAGCACCTCACTAGGTGCTGAATCAGGATTTACAACTCTCTGTCCTGACCAGGTGGCAGGAGAAAAATCAGGTTCTCTACCTGCTGTCGATGAAGGTGCAGCTGAACTGCAAAGAATGACTAAAGCAGCTACCAAGCTTCAAGCCTGCTGGAGGGGATTTTACACAAGGAACTTTCATCCCCGAGCCAAAGAAGTGCGATATGAAATTCGCCTAAGCAGAATGCAAGAGCACATAATTTGCTTAacaaatgaaatagaaatgtaAGTTGCAATCATGCTGTTGGTATTCATATCTGAATTAATATAAACGTTGCCCCAGGATATTTCAGAAGAGTTATAAATGGGTCTAACTATTCACAGTAGAAACTAGCACTAGTAATATAAAACAATGGCTACAGTTAAGGAACACTTCCTGTAAGATGTACATGGTCTGCACATAGCTTTTCATCCTCTCAAAGTGCCCTCTATGAATGGGTTGGGTTAGAATCAACTTTTTCAAGTCCTTTATTGCCCGGACTTGCATGTTTTGCTGCACAATCAAAGTAGCAACagtaaagaatgtttttttgaCTTGTCTTATGCCAATTACAAAGTTTCTTTGTTAAGCGTCCGTATAGAGTCATTTCTCTGTCAATGGTTGGAAGGATTCTCCCTCTGTCTTGTGTGATACAATCATAAATGTGATTGAGTTTTATGATGATATGGATCCATGTTTTGAGGAGATCATTGCCAaagtttttaaatatgtaagatataaattttatataaataatgcTCCTAAGATATTAGTAATTCAATAAATATGCTACAGCAAAAGGGAGGAACAATCTTAATgtaaatttgaaaaagaaatgtgtgcTGGAAATTCAACAACTGGCTATTGATGACAAGACAGACTGCAATAACGTTAATTGTTTTCAACAATTCAGTCTTATAACCAgctatttctgtgctttcttgtTCATCTTGTTTACTGAATGTTATTTAATCTAGATAACTTTGGATGTATGTTCTTGCAGgcttagaaaagaaagagaggaagataaGATTCAAAGGCTTGTACAGGAAGAAGCTGTCAGATTTCTTTGGAACCAGGTAAATAACTTCagtcttcttatttttctgcttaCACGAGGATTGAGAAGGTATTTCATACTGGAGATCCCAAAGAGACAGTGAATATAGTTCATTCTTCCAGTTACGGCTCATGAGAATCTTATTGACATGTTTTTGGCTATACTAGTGTTCTGGGGATAAGTTATATTCAGAAGTTTTAAGACAATAAACTGGCTCTGTAACTAAATGCTAAAATACAGCTTGgtatgaaaaggagaaaattgaaagaaaactaagCGTTGTAGACTTGAAGACTGATGTGACTGCTAGATGCTCAGGGCAAATAAAACAGCATCAAGCTGTGTCACTTCTGAGCAACTAATTTCTAAAGTAGGTGAGTTATTAACACATCTCTTAATAAGCCGATCTTAAAAAACTGACTGTTTTCTTAAGAATGGGTTATATCCTAAAggtttcctctcctctttttaGAGCAGATTCCtttttattcaggaaaataaattctttacgTGAAACAGAAGGCTTGTGTGCTCTGTTGTATTTGGTGTCTAGTTTAAAAGCTATTAACAGTGGGAAGAATATTTTGTCCCAAAAATATAGTGACATGTTGGTCAGTTCACTTGACCTTAAATCTTATACAAGTATTTTGTTGCAGATTGCAAGAAGTACTCTACAGACTGAAGTACTTCTTAAATTGCATTTTATAACAAAATTCTCTTTATACTTTACAGGTTAAATCCCTTCAACAATGGCAGCTTACTGTTACACAAAATGCAGGTGCCGCTTGGCAACCGGGGATCCCTCCAGCCAGTAATTCCTGTCTACCTGAACCATCTGTTCGAGCATCCACTCTTGAGCAAGAAACCCCACCAGATGTTAGTTCTGCTTGGTTAGTTCCAGCTAGTGATGTTCTTCAGGAAAAGTCTTGGTTACAGTTCCCGGATTCTGGTTTTCATTCTTCTATGGCTGATCAAACTCACACTGGTGACTTGTGTAGCTCTGAAAAGAGTTTGACAGAAGGAACTGAGGGTTCTCTTTCGGTGGAAACTGTCAAACGATGTGGCAATAATAATTCAGAATATTCTTCAGATGTAGAGGAGGGCCATGGGGAATGTGGACAAAGTAGAGAGAGCTCTAGTAATGAGCACGACAACAGACTCCTACAACAGTATTTGAAATCTgttcagcagctggaagagtCAGATGAAGGGACGAATTGCGATGATGAAACAGAGGGTAGCTGGCCACAAATTGCTGTTTCAGCAGAGAGCCGAGATTCTTCATCTGACATGCTCTCTGTAGATCTCCCTCAAAGTACATCTTCGCCAGCACGAAGTGAAATGAGTCAGACACCAGAAAGCTGCAAGCTGAATTCAGGAATAGGTGAAGGGAAGCAAACAGACTGTGATTCTTCATTTCAGATGCTGCATGTTGGGATAGCTGTATAGTAGGATCAATTCCACTAAGGGCAGGGGCTAGGGATTCaatttcagtttcctttctttttctttttttttttttcatttatacaaaatttatttttcatgtgtgcttaggtttgttttctttttcttttttttttttttttggactcaCGTTAACAATATTTTAATGGCATTTTATTAATGTTGCTGAGGACTGCTGTGAACTGTGCTAACATGAAATCACCGAAGTTCTCAGTGACTATCATTATGCACTTTATTTTCAACCATGTAACTGATATACTAGTAACTTGCTTCCTTGAAATTAACTCTGAAGActggggagcagaggagagAGTTTACTGTGAATTCACTACAGTGAATGTGTTAGTAAgtcttttgattttgatttttctagAAAACAGGACTAAGTCCTTActtcacaaaaagaaagaaacagtatGGAAACAAACAGTTAACACagtgtgtgtgcatttgtggATTAAATCTGATGAGAAAGATGAAAGCAGTTGTTTGACTTTAATGAGAGTAATTTAGTCAGGGTTTCAAATATTCATTCCATGAAACCAGTGTCCAAGGCAGTgacttctttttgtcttttacttGAAGTTCCTGGCTTGGAATCTGATCAGTTACATGGATTCTGAAACAAGGACTTAGAGGAGTCAGACCTTAGGAAACTTCAAACAAACTTTGgcctttgttttccctgaggTTGAATTTCCCAGTTCTTTCTCAGGTAAGACACAAAGTGGAACCAGTAGCAGCCTTTTACTAAATAAGTGTTTCAAAAGGGCATGTATCTGGGAACATAGTTTCCAAGACTAAACTGCTGGCTTACAGCAGCTGACTCGATGACATGTTTTGCCTCCACGAGGCTGCTAATGTCATTTTGGGATTCAGATCTGCATGGCTTTCTAGACGTGTATTTGATCACAGCTCCTACCTACAGGtgtaaatattaaaagcaaatgtCATGATTTAAAACTATTCTTTGAGTTCTCttggtgtttttgttcttgtttgttttgctttgtttttctgcaagcAATAGGACTTGTATTTTGCCCAAGcccatttaattttcttttatttttttattttttaatggaaaagatTAGGCTTCTCAGTATACAGCAAAAGCGTAAAAGGAATTTTCCTCTGCCAAGCAATTCGTAACGGATgctagtaaaataaaaattgacatGACTTCTAGGGGTATGTTAGGTTTGCTAATACTGTGTAAGAAAAATCACTGTGCAAGAAAAATCAAGTATTTCAACAATTTGCTGGTGTTAATTTGAGATCAATCGTGCCAATCGTACAAGTACAGATACAAATATGTTTGCATATAACAACACTTCGAATCCAGAGATGAACTTCTGGTGCTACTGCGTCCTTGAAATCAACTAGCGCTGTTCTAAAGTGACTCTTCTGGCCATGTTACAGTatcataatttaatttttgtaaaaGCTTTGGTCGCTTGTCTATTTTAGGTTCTGAGCTGAAGTTTACCCCTACTCAGGAGTTTGGCGTGAGGCCAGTATCCACTTGAGGCCTCAAAGCAGCCTTTATTTAGAACATAAGTGGTGTATTGGAGTTCTACCAGCCATTGGCCCGGTGGTGCAGTTCACCTTGGAAGAATAAAGCTTGCCTCTGCATATAGAGTAGCCAtcatctttgtgttttttttgtttttggttttttattTCCCAGAAGTTCTAGGGCACTAACTTCTCAAGAGAGTTGTCATTGCAGTCTGGCTGACAATTGACTTCATTGCATACgtgacagcattaaaaaaaaaaaaaggtggtatGTTCTTAAATTGCTGTTTTTCTAACTTGATCTAGTTAACAGCGTATTAGTGGTATGACCATATTCATAACTAGGTCTTAGGATATACGTGCTTTGGTATTGAAAGAGCTATAGGCGCGTGAATGTATCACAGCATCTAATTAGCTGTGCAAAGTAATGTATAGGCTGCTGGGCATAACCTTGTCCTTGGAAGGTTCTCAAGATGCATTTGCATCTCCCATGCTTGGAGATCTCTGCATTTCATAGGATTTGGCTCCTTGACCATCAGTCTGTTACAAAGATGCCATAAGCGCCTTTAAAGAtctcataacttttttttttttttttttttttttttaaattatttctgtccCTGAAGCAATTTTTGAACTGTAGGTTCTGAAGGTAGTGGCTAGGCATAAGGAACAAGCTCCTTTTTGCGGCAGGGTGCTGGATTAGCATATGCAAGAGCTGGGAGAAACTAGAGCACTGTTGGATGAAAATGTTTCACTTGCTGAAGATACTGATGGGCCATAAATATTCTGCTACTTTGTATTAGTGTCACTTTCTCTGCAGCATTAGAGGAGGAACAACTTCAATTTTGCAAGTGTTAAAGGATGCAAACTTGGTGAAACTAATATTTTATGGAAACCCTAGAATTTCTTGACATGTTCTCTATTATTAGGGCTTATAAATGCAAGAAGATTGATTTTAAGTAATGCTTAGGTCAGCCATTGCCTTTTTTTAACTTGTAACCTCTATATCCAAAATCAGCTTTTTGAAGAGACAGCAAAATGTGTACCAACATATAATCAGATTTGTCTTACTCTTGagaaagctttgaaatatcAACAACTTGTACTGATAAGTAAATTTCTTATGTATAAGATCAGTTGCCTAAATGTACATgaatcaaagaaagaaattttggATTAGTATTTATAGAGTTAAAAGTAATTTCTACGTgcctaaaatattttcatcttggCCATTACAATACATACAGGGAAAGACGTTACAAGGGATTCAGTGGAAAAATAAGTAATCAAATCTGATGTGTACttaaaaaatggcttttttaaatccattttgtgCTCTCAAAGAATCAGTATATAGGAATGTAGTAGTTTAATACATAGTTTACTCTTGTTTGTGTATGTAAGTTACCTTCATCTAAGTATGTAGTATTTTTCCATGGATAGCAGTGTACAGTTTCCTTTGGACATGATGGAGATTTGATAAAAGAATCAGAAGGCCTGGTATATGAAAATCCCTGCCAGAAATTTTCCTGTATTAATATTGTATGTCTTTcagcattttgcttttgcaaagcTTCGCGTTCAACAGAAGAATGTACTTTGTAGaaggaaagcttgtgtttctgcCGTGGACTGACTGACCCTCCAGTGCTGATGGAAGAGATTTGTAATGGTTACTTGTCAGGCAATGTCTGCTCTGCTGCGAGTACGGTTTAAGTGCTTCATTAATTTGCTTTGTAAAGATTGGCTACACGTAGCTCAGACTGACTGTTCAGAATGATAAACTGACCCAACTGATTTTTGTCCCTAATGAGGTAGTTGGCACATACAAACCTCTCTCAGTTAGTCTGTGGCAGACATGACTCTTTTACCTGCTCTCTTGAAGGTGGGCACAAGGAGGAAGCTGGAAGTGCATTTATATTTGACTTCAGGTTGAATCTTTATTGATGGTAACATCAACTCTCTTACGATTGTTATTTCAGGTTTCTACCAAGTATGTTTATAGCTTACAGATATTTCAATCTTCCATGTAATGAAGAATGCAATTTTTCTACTCTATGTAATATTTGATAGATACTGTTTAGATGGTAGTTTGAAAAGTAGAACATTAATGAAGAATATTAATGAAGCAGGCATGCTcacattttatatttcaagTTTGTGTTTAAGGTATTTGGATTGTATTGATTTCTCTGTGTGTTTAAATAACTTCTCAGATGAAAAACACAAGGCGATGCTTCGTTAATGAAAGTAGGTAAACTTCTGTTTCTGCCTTCTTCCATGAAATGTGCTCTAATGGTCACAGCTCTGTTCTTCATACTTCTCATTTAACATTTAGCTGCTGAATGAATGCAGTGACTAACATTTTATTGTGATGACTATTCCTGTGTGGTGCTATTTTGTAAACAACATAAGCATGTGTTGCAAGGATGGGATATTCAGAAGGTTCTGAATGTTGGCCTGattctgcttttgtttactTCAAAGAAGCAGGGTCTTACTTAACTTGAGTGCTTGTGAACTGGCTGTCTAAATCGGGATTTATCATATTTACATCTTCAGAAGTGTTCTTATGCCACAAAGCAAGAAGCAATTAAGATTCCAAATCTGATGTTGTTGCTTCTAGAACACAACTATCTTAAAGCAAATACTTGAGAAAGTCTTTGCTAAACTAAATTGTGGAAGTCTAACAGTTTGTTTATGTTTAAGTTCCTTAAACAACCACAGGCTCTACTACTTGCATGCGGCAATTTAAATAATGCACTTAGCAGCCAGTCTGTCTgtatatatgatttttttccccggAATAATGTTGTATGTTATTGAacttgcaaatgtttttttttttttttttttatgaatttgtAAATATTGTCTGAAGAATTCCAAGTTTTGTCTCTACTTGTAACAGGTTGTTTGAACAAAAGTAGAAGATACATTCCTTTGAGATTACTTGGTTACTTTTTACTGGATTTGAAGCTATAGTGCATCTCTCACACATACGTTTTCCTGAGAGGATGGAATTGTAGCATTTAGTGGGGACTCACTGAATGGCGAGTTAAACTGGTCACTCACTAAAATGTTAAAGTGGTCAGTTCCCCCTACTTTAAGCTAATGGAAGAGAcactttattttcccttgttttattaacattttttctttttattttgaggaCTGTGCCacccaaataaacaaacatcaaGTGTTCTTGAAGTCTCTGAGAAAGTCTCCTTTTGTAGTTACAGGATCTTGTTTTTCCCAGTTTGGCATACTAGGATAAGttactggaggggaaaaaaaaagtttgctttctATATACCTGCCAAAAAGTCAGGACCTTTTCtgcctatttttaaaatgctttcattgtttcagtaatggaaaaaaaaaaaagcacaagatcCTTGATGGTTATGGAAAACCATAAAACAGTATTCATCAAGAAAGGTGCTTTATCTCTTGGAAAGTGCCACACCAAATTTTATTGTATGAATTAGGAGCTCACAATAAGAAACTTCTTTTATGGCTTCATTACAGTTATAAGTAGATGGGCCAAATTCAGTTGTAGCATAATTCTCCTGAACTAAGTTTTGTTGAGTCTTTCACCAGTAGTACTCTACCTCTAAACTagaatctgggaaaaaaaaaaaagaaaaagaaaagaacaattaGGCATTGATTTGTCTTTCTGCTTCTCACCATTTTCTGTGAAGACCAGTGGGTAGTTAAATTGGTACAGTTAATGTTTTCTACAAGTGTTTAAATTTCTGAACTTATTGTTtcttatatattttgtttgtacCTATGAGTTTTGacttaaataaattatttgtatgtttactgaaaatgttaattCGTACTTTATCCTGACTTGTACATCTACTAGTCACGTTACAATTGGATGCCTCTGTTGGAGACTGTTCAGAAGTACAAAGTCATGGTGACAAGATAAGCATTGGCACTTATGACTGGGTACAGCTGAGGCATGTAGTGGCCCAATGTGCTGAAAACAGTGAGCGTGAGGTAGGGTACTTTGAATTTATACCCAATTTGCTAGTAGATGTCACTGAAATTGGGATTCATTACTTGCAGTCCTTTATTTCTGTCACGTTAAAATTCCTACTGTCTTTGAATTAAAAGATGTGGCAGTATTCTGTGCAGAGTGTTCTAGAAAGAGAATTAAGGCTATCAGCTTATTGAGAGAGAGACAATTGCAAAGTATCTTGTTCCCTCTCATGCTAATTTTGTTTGGATGGATGCCTGCTCTTTACTTAAATGCAATGAAGAGTGCCTAACTGTCGTTCAGGCTTCAATAGAAAACAGTTCAGTCCAAGAGCTCAGACATGAGGCCAAGTCATGTTTTCCTGCAGAACAGTCACCCCAGTggtaaaatctgaaaataacttTGCTTTGCTTAACTGTCATTTCAAGCATAGAGATTAGCAGGTGTTTTTAGTATGCATTTCCACTTCATTGCACTGAAGAAATTAGCTGAGGGTTTTAAGCAAGACTCTTCTTGTTCTTTTGTGAAGATATTTGAAAGATAGAAATGGGCATAGCTGAGGTGACTTAATTTCAATCCTTAATAGGACAGCAGCAGTATTTTCTCATGGAGTAGGGTTAAGCCTTAAAGCCATACTATGGAATCTAAATACTGTGTGTAGTAGGGCAATATCCATAACGCTTTAGGAGCTTAGGCTGAAGGTCACTCTAAAAACTCTGGTTTTTAGATTCATATCAGTGATAACATTCAAATCTTCAGCTagagctgaaaaataaagggaTAAATAATGTATACCTAGTGGGTAGACCAAGTTATgatcaaataaaaatagtttctttGAATTGTATCACCTGACATGCCTTACACAGgctcttttgtgtgtgtgtgtgtatgacaGTGTGGCTTTAAAAACTGTTAATTTTATATAACAGTATGTCCAAGGTGGggtatttttccccttcacttaGGTGTTACAGTTTAAaagctcctttttttcctctactctAAGGTTGCAAATCACTGTGTCCGAGCATGGCTTGCATCAACACATCATTGCTTTCAAGTTATGGTACTGCACATATTGCCTGCTTTTTCTGATCTTTGCAAGATGACATTGACCAAGGGAAGAAATGGCA encodes the following:
- the CEP97 gene encoding centrosomal protein of 97 kDa, with the translated sequence MAAPGAAPSGGLVVNWSGQGLQKLGPTLPCDADTHTLILDKNQIIKLEHLEKCRNLMQLSVANNRLVRMMGVAKLTKLRVLNLPHNSIGYVEGLKELVHLEWLNLSGNNLKAIEQINSCVSLQHLDLSDNNISQLGDLSKLLSLKTLLLHGNIITSLRTAPVCLPQNLTVFSLAENEIRDLNEVSFLASLSQLEQLSIMNNPCVMATPSIPGFDYRPYIVSWCLNLKVLDGYVISQKESLKAEWLYSQGKGRSYRPGQHVQLVQYLATVCPLISTYGLQTEEDAKLEKILSKQRLHQRQLMNQNQNEGPPTSPTLNKTQPVTHEQSSPAQPPQIVLESERVIQKNCWVGPSANDDHSYAVKNTFLLERDCHKELYLEDIQTDEDKLNSSLLSSESTFMPVASGLSPVSPTSDLKLHGISLGLEDDGSTLSEFVKGVNREETANKDKKWVTREHSNKVAGSVETEENIIENVQVPSSDPVTANQADASNSSASSEDQVLHRQPSTSLGAESGFTTLCPDQVAGEKSGSLPAVDEGAAELQRMTKAATKLQACWRGFYTRNFHPRAKEVRYEIRLSRMQEHIICLTNEIEMLRKEREEDKIQRLVQEEAVRFLWNQVKSLQQWQLTVTQNAGAAWQPGIPPASNSCLPEPSVRASTLEQETPPDVSSAWLVPASDVLQEKSWLQFPDSGFHSSMADQTHTGDLCSSEKSLTEGTEGSLSVETVKRCGNNNSEYSSDVEEGHGECGQSRESSSNEHDNRLLQQYLKSVQQLEESDEGTNCDDETEGSWPQIAVSAESRDSSSDMLSVDLPQSTSSPARSEMSQTPESCKLNSGIGEGKQTDCDSSFQMLHVGIAV